The following are from one region of the Vicugna pacos chromosome 9, VicPac4, whole genome shotgun sequence genome:
- the NQO1 gene encoding NAD(P)H dehydrogenase [quinone] 1 isoform X2, whose translation MVLAHSERTSFNYAMKEAAVEALKRKGWEVIVSDLYAMNFNPVISRKDITGKLKDPGNFQYPAESVLAYKEGRLSPDIVAEQKKLEAADLVIFQFPLQWFGVPAILKGWFERVLIGEFAYTYAAMYDKGPFRNKKAVLSITTGGSGSMYSLQGIHGDMNIILWPIQSGTLHFCGFQVLEPQLTYSIGHTPEDARIQILEGWKKRLENIWDETPLYFAPSSLFDLNFQAGFLMKKEVQDEQKNKNFGLSVGHHLGKPIPADNQIKARK comes from the exons ATGGTACTGGCGCACTCAGAGAGGACGTCCTTCAACTATGCTATGAAGGAGGCCGCTGTAGAGGCTTTGAAGAGGAAAGGATGGGAGGTCATTGTGTCGGATCTGTATGCCATGAACTTCAATCCTGTCATCTCCAGAAAGGACATCACAG GTAAACTGAAGGACCCTGGGAACTTTCAGTATCCTGCCGAGTCTGTTCTAGCTTATAAAGAAGGCCGTCTGAGCCCGGATATTGTGGCTGAACAAAAGAAGCTGGAAGCGGCAGACCTGGTGATTTTTCAG TTCCCGCTGCAGTGGTTTGGGGTCCCTGCCATCCTGAAAGGCTGGTTTGAACGCGTGCTCATAGGGGAATTTGCTTACACGTATGCTGCCATGTATGACAAGGGACCTTTCCGG AATAAGAAGGCAGTGCTTTCCATCACCACTGGTGGCAGCGGCTCCATGTACTCTCTGCAGGGTATCCACGGGGACATGAACATTATTCTCTGGCCCATTCAG AGTGGCACTCTGCATTTCTGTGGCTTCCAAGTCTTGGAACCTCAGCTGACGTATAGCATTGGCCACACTCCCGAGGATGCTCGAATTCAGATCCTGGAAGGATGGAAGAAACGCCTGGAGAATATTTGGGATGAGACGCCGCTGTATTTTGCTCCAAGTAGCCTATTTGACCTTAACTTCCAGGCAGGATTCTTAATGAAAAAGGAGGTGCAGGATGagcaaaaaaataagaattttggcCTTTCTGTGGGCCATCACTTGGGCAAGCCCATCCCAGCGGACAACCAGATCAAAGCTAGAAAATAA
- the NQO1 gene encoding NAD(P)H dehydrogenase [quinone] 1 isoform X1 yields MSVRKALMVLAHSERTSFNYAMKEAAVEALKRKGWEVIVSDLYAMNFNPVISRKDITGKLKDPGNFQYPAESVLAYKEGRLSPDIVAEQKKLEAADLVIFQFPLQWFGVPAILKGWFERVLIGEFAYTYAAMYDKGPFRNKKAVLSITTGGSGSMYSLQGIHGDMNIILWPIQSGTLHFCGFQVLEPQLTYSIGHTPEDARIQILEGWKKRLENIWDETPLYFAPSSLFDLNFQAGFLMKKEVQDEQKNKNFGLSVGHHLGKPIPADNQIKARK; encoded by the exons TCAGGAAAGCACTGATGGTACTGGCGCACTCAGAGAGGACGTCCTTCAACTATGCTATGAAGGAGGCCGCTGTAGAGGCTTTGAAGAGGAAAGGATGGGAGGTCATTGTGTCGGATCTGTATGCCATGAACTTCAATCCTGTCATCTCCAGAAAGGACATCACAG GTAAACTGAAGGACCCTGGGAACTTTCAGTATCCTGCCGAGTCTGTTCTAGCTTATAAAGAAGGCCGTCTGAGCCCGGATATTGTGGCTGAACAAAAGAAGCTGGAAGCGGCAGACCTGGTGATTTTTCAG TTCCCGCTGCAGTGGTTTGGGGTCCCTGCCATCCTGAAAGGCTGGTTTGAACGCGTGCTCATAGGGGAATTTGCTTACACGTATGCTGCCATGTATGACAAGGGACCTTTCCGG AATAAGAAGGCAGTGCTTTCCATCACCACTGGTGGCAGCGGCTCCATGTACTCTCTGCAGGGTATCCACGGGGACATGAACATTATTCTCTGGCCCATTCAG AGTGGCACTCTGCATTTCTGTGGCTTCCAAGTCTTGGAACCTCAGCTGACGTATAGCATTGGCCACACTCCCGAGGATGCTCGAATTCAGATCCTGGAAGGATGGAAGAAACGCCTGGAGAATATTTGGGATGAGACGCCGCTGTATTTTGCTCCAAGTAGCCTATTTGACCTTAACTTCCAGGCAGGATTCTTAATGAAAAAGGAGGTGCAGGATGagcaaaaaaataagaattttggcCTTTCTGTGGGCCATCACTTGGGCAAGCCCATCCCAGCGGACAACCAGATCAAAGCTAGAAAATAA
- the NQO1 gene encoding NAD(P)H dehydrogenase [quinone] 1 isoform X3, which translates to MHLLDLVDVRKALMVLAHSERTSFNYAMKEAAVEALKRKGWEVIVSDLYAMNFNPVISRKDITGKLKDPGNFQYPAESVLAYKEGRLSPDIVAEQKKLEAADLVIFQFPLQWFGVPAILKGWFERVLIGEFAYTYAAMYDKGPFRNKKAVLSITTGGSGSMYSLQGIHGDMNIILWPIQSGTLHFCGFQVLEPQLTYSIGHTPEDARIQILEGWKKRLENIWDETPLYFAPSSLFDLNFQAGFLMKKEVQDEQKNKNFGLSVGHHLGKPIPADNQIKARK; encoded by the exons TCAGGAAAGCACTGATGGTACTGGCGCACTCAGAGAGGACGTCCTTCAACTATGCTATGAAGGAGGCCGCTGTAGAGGCTTTGAAGAGGAAAGGATGGGAGGTCATTGTGTCGGATCTGTATGCCATGAACTTCAATCCTGTCATCTCCAGAAAGGACATCACAG GTAAACTGAAGGACCCTGGGAACTTTCAGTATCCTGCCGAGTCTGTTCTAGCTTATAAAGAAGGCCGTCTGAGCCCGGATATTGTGGCTGAACAAAAGAAGCTGGAAGCGGCAGACCTGGTGATTTTTCAG TTCCCGCTGCAGTGGTTTGGGGTCCCTGCCATCCTGAAAGGCTGGTTTGAACGCGTGCTCATAGGGGAATTTGCTTACACGTATGCTGCCATGTATGACAAGGGACCTTTCCGG AATAAGAAGGCAGTGCTTTCCATCACCACTGGTGGCAGCGGCTCCATGTACTCTCTGCAGGGTATCCACGGGGACATGAACATTATTCTCTGGCCCATTCAG AGTGGCACTCTGCATTTCTGTGGCTTCCAAGTCTTGGAACCTCAGCTGACGTATAGCATTGGCCACACTCCCGAGGATGCTCGAATTCAGATCCTGGAAGGATGGAAGAAACGCCTGGAGAATATTTGGGATGAGACGCCGCTGTATTTTGCTCCAAGTAGCCTATTTGACCTTAACTTCCAGGCAGGATTCTTAATGAAAAAGGAGGTGCAGGATGagcaaaaaaataagaattttggcCTTTCTGTGGGCCATCACTTGGGCAAGCCCATCCCAGCGGACAACCAGATCAAAGCTAGAAAATAA